One genomic region from Effusibacillus pohliae DSM 22757 encodes:
- a CDS encoding transposase has protein sequence FNAKENPDHLKWLHTMISNAKAFIGGTYHGLASKHLQSYLDEFCFRTNRRRFEGQLFNRLLTACVSTDTITYQKLTS, from the coding sequence AGTTTAACGCCAAGGAAAACCCCGATCATCTGAAATGGCTGCACACGATGATTTCCAATGCCAAAGCGTTTATCGGCGGTACTTACCATGGCTTGGCTTCCAAGCACCTGCAATCGTATTTGGATGAATTTTGCTTCCGCACCAACCGCAGACGGTTTGAAGGCCAGTTGTTCAATCGACTGCTGACAGCCTGTGTTTCAACCGACACCATCACCTACCAGAAGCTCACATCATGA